From the genome of Segatella hominis, one region includes:
- a CDS encoding mannose-1-phosphate guanylyltransferase, producing the protein MTINDSNNYCVILAGGKGRRLWPCSRSNYPKQFIDFFGVGRTQLQQTYDRMVKIVPADHIFINTNEEYVELVREQLPQIPAERIMAEPIHRNTAPSVAWANHRVSQLNPKACLITTPSDQAVFNEEAFKENVLKGLAFVAENDRFLSLGVKPTRPEPGYGYIQLGDAEGDNLYNVQSFTEKPERDFAKIFVDSGEFYWNTGIFISNVKHLRESFSQILPAVLRGFDESYRTFDVETENAYMKQNFPSYPNISVDYAILEKSDNVSVLKCDFGWADLGTWHSIYEAMQKSEDDNVIIDSDVMMENCHRNVIKLPKGKLAVLNGLDGFIVAEKDNVLLICKKEDSSALVRKYVNEVQMKKGEEYI; encoded by the coding sequence ATGACAATAAATGATAGCAACAATTATTGCGTGATACTCGCAGGTGGTAAGGGTAGAAGACTTTGGCCATGCAGTCGAAGCAATTACCCGAAACAATTTATCGATTTCTTCGGGGTGGGGCGTACCCAGTTGCAGCAGACCTACGATAGAATGGTGAAGATTGTGCCTGCCGACCATATTTTTATCAATACTAATGAGGAATATGTGGAACTGGTCAGGGAACAGTTGCCGCAGATTCCTGCTGAACGAATCATGGCCGAACCGATTCATCGCAATACGGCTCCAAGTGTAGCTTGGGCAAACCATCGTGTTTCGCAGTTGAATCCGAAAGCCTGCTTGATTACCACTCCTTCCGATCAGGCAGTTTTCAATGAGGAAGCTTTCAAGGAAAATGTACTGAAAGGACTGGCTTTTGTTGCTGAAAACGATAGATTTCTCTCGTTAGGTGTAAAACCAACCCGTCCAGAACCAGGATATGGTTATATCCAGTTGGGCGATGCAGAAGGGGATAATCTCTATAATGTTCAGTCATTTACAGAGAAGCCTGAGCGTGATTTTGCCAAAATATTTGTTGATAGTGGTGAATTTTATTGGAATACAGGTATTTTCATTTCCAATGTCAAGCATTTACGCGAGAGTTTTTCTCAAATTCTGCCTGCTGTACTGAGAGGTTTCGATGAGTCTTATCGCACTTTTGATGTGGAGACAGAGAATGCCTATATGAAGCAGAATTTCCCTTCATATCCAAATATTTCCGTAGATTATGCCATCTTAGAGAAGTCAGACAATGTATCTGTATTGAAGTGTGATTTCGGTTGGGCTGACCTCGGCACCTGGCACAGTATCTATGAGGCAATGCAGAAGAGCGAGGATGATAATGTGATTATAGATAGTGATGTCATGATGGAAAACTGCCATCGTAATGTCATCAAACTGCCAAAGGGCAAACTCGCAGTTCTCAATGGTTTGGATGGTTTCATTGTAGCAGAGAAGGACAATGTACTCTTGATCTGCAAGAAAGAAGATTCCTCTGCATTGGTTCGCAAATATGTGAATGAAGTGCAAATGAAGAAGGGCGAAGAATACATTTGA
- a CDS encoding DEAD/DEAH box helicase translates to MNQNNISATELFLRVRELLMLPDLEPATRNKMMHDTLILCCHEGVKNTKQAFGNLFAQVDYLCKVHGIKIADKIAIQTMRRHSNKQEPLSEEDLKYDARALAILISAVCQTDIPHELTVLIPHTNRPYQKGLDISNRRIRCIVKNWDADFIHVDIDHDTDEEEHLVCLKDEANGIDHTYLCEILEEGMQLNLLDCQIRQPVITPRLIIVEPDYLIDISSIAACFTEFGHHPLLYLLNLMKPRANTQATLLGNFAGAALDDIINSHGKYQVNETIKSNFREKALEFCTCPWFDAKKFYTDANLQAYNLQQVVDILFPRTASQAQMNAFRGEGIYDRKKAILEPSFVCEALGIQGRVDLMTTDCKLLVEQKSGRNLNIESHQADPNYHSFQLVPHYVQLLLYYGVLQHNFKLGNNLVNIRLLYSKYQPQNGLMVVAYYQKLFREAIEYRNQLVAASFEIAKKGFEHALNEFTPDVLNVAGTQDFFYNKYLKPQLADITDPLHALSPLEEAYFCRMMTFVLREQMISKVGAQEGSNTSSSDLWTMPLAEKKDAGNIYTDLHIIRKDQSGEGSGYDTITLSVPDQGKDFLPNFRIGDMVYLYTYKLKEEPDVRKAILYKGVLQEIHSHEIVVHLNDGQQNADIFEMDKPYAIEHGTTDASTGGSIRNLHQFICAPQEKRDLLLGQRPPRRNTSLTLTRHYDEVLDDIILRAKQAQDYFLLVGPPGTGKTSRALKFMVEEALNDGTGMPTAESIAAGGKTAQKPASSILLMSYTNRAVDEICEMLVDSGIPFLRLGSEYSCDERFRPYLIEKAIAQCPKLEAIKQYIIGTRVIVGTTSMMTSKPFIFNLKHFKLAIIDESSQILEPNLIGLLSAIDKFILIGDYKQLPAVVQQSEQDSAIPTINDSQQNSLMDMSILQGICLTNCRNSLFERLIRWEDHEHRTDFIGILRRQGRMHPEIAEFPNKMFYRREQLEPVPCKHQLETQLAYSLPSEDELDEHLKNHRMIFIPSEFCKEPNISDKINANEAEIVVDILRRIHRYYGDQFDSQKTVGVIVPYRNQIAMVRKGIEKLGIPELEKISIDTVERYQGSQRDVIIYSFTIQNIWQLDFLAGNSFIEDGHIIDRKLNVAITRARRQMIMTGNPEILRNNQIFNDLMEYVKGKGGFFEKFH, encoded by the coding sequence ATGAATCAAAACAACATATCCGCCACAGAACTTTTCCTGCGGGTAAGGGAACTCTTGATGCTTCCTGACCTGGAACCGGCTACACGCAACAAGATGATGCACGATACGCTCATCCTCTGCTGCCACGAAGGAGTAAAGAATACGAAACAAGCTTTCGGTAACCTTTTCGCCCAGGTGGATTATCTCTGCAAGGTACATGGCATCAAAATAGCCGACAAGATTGCCATCCAGACCATGCGCCGACACAGCAACAAGCAGGAACCTCTATCGGAGGAAGATCTGAAGTACGATGCCCGTGCGCTCGCCATCTTGATCTCTGCCGTATGCCAGACTGATATTCCACATGAACTGACCGTTCTCATCCCACATACCAACCGCCCCTACCAGAAGGGACTCGACATCAGCAACCGACGCATCCGCTGCATCGTGAAAAACTGGGACGCGGACTTCATCCATGTGGATATCGACCATGATACTGATGAGGAAGAACATCTCGTTTGTCTCAAAGATGAGGCAAACGGCATCGACCATACCTATCTCTGCGAAATATTGGAGGAAGGCATGCAGCTCAACCTGCTCGACTGTCAGATACGCCAACCAGTCATCACGCCCCGACTCATCATCGTAGAACCGGATTATCTCATTGACATCAGTAGTATCGCAGCCTGCTTTACCGAGTTCGGTCATCATCCCCTGCTATATCTCTTGAATCTGATGAAACCCCGTGCCAACACCCAGGCTACCCTACTTGGTAACTTTGCCGGTGCTGCGCTCGACGATATCATCAATTCGCATGGCAAGTATCAGGTGAACGAAACAATCAAGAGCAATTTCAGAGAAAAGGCTCTGGAATTTTGCACCTGTCCCTGGTTTGACGCCAAGAAATTCTATACCGATGCCAACCTGCAGGCTTACAATCTGCAGCAGGTAGTGGATATTCTCTTCCCCCGCACCGCCTCCCAGGCACAGATGAATGCCTTTCGGGGCGAGGGCATCTACGACCGGAAGAAAGCTATCCTGGAGCCGTCATTCGTGTGCGAAGCCCTTGGCATACAGGGACGTGTCGATCTGATGACCACCGACTGCAAACTTCTCGTAGAACAGAAATCAGGACGAAACCTCAATATCGAAAGCCATCAGGCAGACCCTAATTACCACAGTTTCCAACTGGTGCCCCACTATGTACAGTTGCTGCTCTACTATGGCGTATTGCAGCACAACTTCAAGTTGGGCAACAATCTCGTCAACATCCGTCTGCTCTACTCCAAGTACCAGCCGCAGAACGGACTGATGGTGGTAGCCTATTACCAGAAACTTTTCAGGGAAGCCATCGAATACCGCAACCAACTCGTTGCCGCTTCTTTTGAAATAGCCAAGAAGGGATTCGAGCATGCGCTGAATGAGTTTACCCCTGATGTTCTCAATGTAGCAGGCACCCAGGACTTCTTCTACAACAAGTACCTGAAGCCACAACTGGCAGACATCACCGACCCGCTTCATGCACTCAGTCCTTTAGAAGAAGCCTACTTCTGCAGGATGATGACTTTTGTGCTCCGCGAACAGATGATTTCCAAAGTAGGTGCCCAGGAAGGAAGCAATACTTCGAGCAGCGATCTCTGGACGATGCCCCTTGCCGAGAAAAAGGATGCGGGCAACATCTATACCGACCTTCATATCATCAGAAAGGATCAGAGTGGAGAAGGTAGCGGTTACGATACCATTACCCTGAGCGTACCCGACCAAGGCAAGGACTTCCTGCCCAATTTCCGTATCGGCGACATGGTATATCTCTATACCTACAAACTGAAAGAAGAACCAGACGTCAGGAAAGCTATATTATATAAAGGTGTATTGCAGGAGATTCATTCCCATGAAATCGTGGTACATCTCAACGATGGTCAACAGAATGCTGACATCTTCGAAATGGACAAGCCATACGCTATCGAGCATGGTACTACCGATGCCAGCACCGGTGGAAGCATCCGCAATCTGCACCAGTTTATCTGTGCACCTCAAGAGAAGCGCGACTTGCTATTAGGGCAGCGCCCTCCCCGCCGCAACACCTCGCTCACGCTGACCAGACATTATGACGAAGTGCTTGACGATATCATCCTGAGAGCCAAACAGGCACAGGATTACTTTCTGCTCGTGGGACCTCCGGGAACAGGAAAGACAAGTCGTGCCTTGAAGTTTATGGTAGAAGAAGCATTGAACGATGGAACAGGAATGCCGACAGCAGAAAGCATCGCCGCTGGAGGAAAGACGGCTCAAAAGCCAGCCTCTTCCATCCTACTGATGAGCTATACCAATCGTGCCGTGGATGAAATCTGCGAGATGCTGGTAGATTCCGGCATCCCATTTCTGCGACTCGGTAGCGAATATTCCTGCGATGAGCGATTCCGTCCATATCTGATAGAAAAAGCCATTGCCCAATGTCCGAAGTTGGAAGCCATCAAACAATATATAATAGGTACGCGCGTCATCGTGGGAACAACCTCGATGATGACCTCCAAGCCTTTCATATTCAATCTGAAGCATTTCAAGCTTGCCATCATCGATGAATCGAGTCAGATTCTGGAACCCAATCTCATCGGATTGCTTTCAGCTATAGACAAGTTTATCCTCATCGGAGACTATAAGCAACTGCCAGCGGTGGTACAGCAGAGTGAACAGGACTCTGCCATTCCTACCATCAATGACAGTCAGCAGAACAGCCTGATGGATATGAGTATTCTACAGGGCATCTGCCTTACCAACTGCCGCAACTCCCTTTTCGAGCGCCTCATCCGCTGGGAAGACCATGAGCATCGTACCGATTTCATCGGCATTTTGCGCCGTCAAGGACGAATGCATCCAGAAATAGCCGAGTTCCCAAACAAGATGTTCTATCGCCGGGAACAACTGGAACCGGTACCATGCAAGCACCAGTTGGAAACCCAACTTGCCTATTCTCTTCCATCAGAGGATGAACTCGATGAACATCTGAAGAATCATCGTATGATATTCATACCATCAGAATTCTGCAAGGAGCCGAATATTTCCGACAAGATCAATGCCAACGAAGCAGAAATCGTAGTAGATATACTTCGCCGCATACACCGATATTACGGAGATCAGTTCGATAGTCAGAAAACAGTGGGAGTCATCGTACCTTACCGCAACCAGATAGCCATGGTGCGAAAGGGAATCGAGAAACTTGGTATTCCAGAACTGGAGAAAATCAGCATCGACACCGTAGAAAGATACCAGGGCAGCCAGCGTGATGTCATCATCTACAGTTTTACCATCCAGAACATCTGGCAACTGGACTTCCTGGCAGGAAACAGTTTTATAGAAGACGGTCATATCATCGACCGTAAACTGAACGTAGCCATCACTCGTGCAAGAAGGCAAATGATTATGACCGGTAATCCTGAAATTCTCCGTAATAATCAGATTTTTAATGATTTAATGGAATACGTAAAAGGAAAAGGCGGCTTTTTTGAGAAATTTCATTGA
- a CDS encoding nucleoside deaminase: MTKEELMHRAIELSENSVRNGGGPFGAVIAKDGIIIAEASNSVTIDKDPTAHAEVNCIRQACFKLKTFNLEGCEIYTSCEPCPMCLGAIYWSHLDRIYYANDRKDAAKIGFDDEFIYEEIDRKIEDRHKPMIALMRDEALGAFRMWEENAAKTEY, from the coding sequence ATGACAAAAGAAGAATTGATGCACAGAGCCATTGAGCTCTCAGAAAATAGCGTAAGAAACGGTGGCGGTCCTTTTGGAGCGGTCATTGCCAAGGATGGAATCATCATTGCTGAGGCTTCCAATAGTGTGACGATTGACAAGGATCCTACGGCTCATGCAGAGGTAAACTGCATACGACAGGCTTGCTTCAAGTTGAAAACCTTCAATCTGGAGGGTTGCGAAATCTATACCTCCTGCGAACCTTGTCCGATGTGCTTAGGTGCCATCTATTGGTCACATCTTGATCGTATCTATTATGCCAACGACCGAAAGGATGCAGCCAAGATTGGTTTTGATGATGAGTTTATCTATGAGGAAATTGACCGCAAGATAGAAGACCGTCACAAGCCGATGATTGCGCTGATGAGAGATGAGGCGTTGGGGGCTTTCCGTATGTGGGAAGAGAATGCGGCAAAGACGGAATACTAA
- a CDS encoding nucleobase:cation symporter-2 family protein — MKQSIENLYKLDGRVPVGKALPFGLQHVLAMFVSNIAPIMILAGAVGLDSSISAVLIQNCMVIAGIGTLVQLYPVWRIGSRLPIVMGISFTFLSLAISIAAAHGMGTLIGAVIIGGLVEGTLGLFAKYWIKLIPPVVAATVVTAIGFSLLPVGANSFAGGQGAADFGSMNNWIVGSVTLLACLLCQIFAKGFLRSLSVLVGLIVGYILACFMGMIDYSGLTNLSIIALPRILPFTPEFNIGAILSVVAVYLVSATETIGDTSALCNSALKRDPNTKEMGAAVCCDGYVSSVSGLFGCTPITSFSQNVGLAAMSGVVNRFTIAMGAIIMIIGGVFPAIGYVLTTIPQAVLGGCTIMMFGSILFAGFGMMARTGFSQRNMVIVSLSLSVGLGFTQATGMFNIFPEIVRTVFADNCVAVVFLLAVILNLVLPKNLEK, encoded by the coding sequence ATGAAACAGTCAATAGAAAATCTCTACAAACTTGACGGTAGGGTGCCCGTCGGTAAAGCACTCCCATTTGGTCTTCAGCATGTGTTGGCAATGTTTGTAAGTAACATTGCGCCAATCATGATTCTTGCCGGTGCTGTCGGGTTGGACAGCTCTATCAGCGCCGTTCTTATCCAGAACTGTATGGTTATCGCCGGTATCGGTACTTTGGTACAGCTCTATCCGGTATGGCGCATCGGTTCACGCCTCCCTATCGTGATGGGTATCTCCTTCACCTTCCTTTCTCTTGCCATCAGCATTGCTGCTGCCCATGGAATGGGTACGCTCATCGGTGCGGTTATTATCGGTGGTCTCGTGGAAGGTACACTCGGACTTTTTGCCAAGTATTGGATCAAACTGATTCCTCCTGTAGTAGCCGCTACGGTGGTTACAGCCATTGGTTTTTCACTTCTTCCTGTGGGTGCCAATTCTTTTGCCGGAGGTCAGGGTGCTGCCGATTTCGGTAGCATGAACAACTGGATTGTGGGTTCTGTCACCTTATTGGCTTGTCTTCTCTGTCAGATTTTTGCCAAGGGATTCCTTCGCTCTCTTTCCGTGCTCGTAGGTTTGATAGTGGGTTATATACTTGCTTGTTTTATGGGTATGATAGACTATAGTGGTCTTACCAATCTTTCTATCATCGCCTTGCCTCGTATTCTGCCTTTTACTCCAGAGTTTAATATAGGTGCCATCCTTTCTGTAGTGGCTGTATATCTGGTTTCTGCTACAGAGACCATCGGTGATACGTCAGCGCTTTGCAATAGTGCCCTGAAGCGTGATCCTAATACCAAGGAGATGGGTGCGGCTGTCTGCTGTGATGGTTATGTAAGTTCGGTTTCTGGTCTTTTCGGATGTACTCCTATTACATCTTTCAGCCAGAACGTAGGTTTGGCTGCCATGTCGGGCGTGGTCAATCGCTTCACAATTGCCATGGGTGCCATCATCATGATTATCGGTGGTGTATTCCCTGCTATCGGTTATGTTCTTACAACCATTCCGCAGGCTGTATTAGGTGGATGTACTATCATGATGTTCGGTAGCATCCTCTTTGCTGGTTTCGGCATGATGGCACGTACGGGTTTCTCCCAGCGCAATATGGTGATTGTGAGCCTCTCGCTCAGTGTGGGTCTCGGTTTCACTCAGGCAACGGGTATGTTTAATATCTTCCCAGAGATTGTACGTACCGTATTTGCAGACAACTGTGTGGCTGTAGTGTTCCTGCTCGCAGTTATTCTGAATCTTGTATTGCCTAAGAATTTGGAAAAATAA
- a CDS encoding YqiA/YcfP family alpha/beta fold hydrolase yields the protein MENPYIKQFPDLMSGKKIMYVHGFLSSGQSGTVKMLQDLMPNATFVAEDIPVHPEEGMEMLLKLQETENPDLIIGTSMGGMYTEMLKGTDRILVNPAFEMGNTMSSMTGKQEFQNPRKDGVNELMVTKGLIKEYRDITERCFQNITPEEQARVYGLFGDKDPLVHTFDLFHEHYPNAIRFHGEHRLIDKVAFHYLCPVIRWIDDKQNGKERPIVYIDFDALHDSYWKATSSMHKAYEMLIEYYNVYIVASAPTNDHEYMAKVQTWVEEYLSTPAYNHILFTNQKNLLYGDYFIDPHPAEDFMGTTIEYGSDEFKTFEEIVTFFDRLGGQ from the coding sequence ATGGAAAATCCATATATCAAGCAATTCCCCGACCTCATGTCGGGCAAGAAAATCATGTATGTTCACGGTTTCCTCTCTTCCGGACAGAGCGGAACTGTAAAGATGCTTCAGGATCTCATGCCCAATGCTACCTTCGTGGCTGAAGACATACCCGTACATCCGGAAGAAGGTATGGAAATGCTCCTCAAGTTGCAGGAAACAGAGAATCCCGACCTGATTATCGGTACCTCCATGGGCGGTATGTACACAGAAATGCTGAAAGGTACTGACCGCATCCTCGTAAACCCAGCTTTCGAAATGGGCAATACCATGAGCAGTATGACCGGTAAACAGGAATTTCAGAATCCACGAAAGGATGGTGTCAACGAACTGATGGTGACCAAGGGACTCATCAAGGAATACCGTGACATTACCGAACGATGCTTTCAGAACATCACTCCAGAGGAACAGGCAAGGGTATATGGTCTCTTCGGAGACAAGGACCCATTAGTGCATACCTTCGACCTCTTCCATGAGCATTATCCCAATGCCATCCGCTTCCATGGCGAGCACCGCCTCATCGACAAGGTAGCCTTCCACTATCTCTGTCCAGTCATCCGCTGGATAGATGACAAGCAAAACGGGAAGGAACGCCCTATCGTATATATCGATTTCGACGCTTTGCACGACAGTTACTGGAAAGCCACAAGCAGCATGCACAAGGCCTACGAGATGCTCATCGAATACTACAATGTATATATCGTAGCCTCAGCACCTACCAACGACCATGAGTATATGGCAAAGGTACAGACCTGGGTGGAGGAATATCTTTCTACCCCAGCCTACAACCATATTCTCTTCACCAATCAGAAGAATCTGCTCTATGGCGACTATTTCATTGACCCACATCCAGCAGAGGATTTCATGGGAACAACGATCGAATATGGCAGCGATGAATTCAAGACATTCGAGGAGATTGTCACCTTTTTTGATAGATTAGGAGGACAATAA
- a CDS encoding HIT family protein codes for MASIFSKIAAGEIPSYKCAESDKFYAFLDISPIGKGHTLVIPRKEVDYIFDMEDEDLAEFEVFAKKVAKAIKAAFPCKKVAQVVLGLEVPHAHIHLIPMNSEADVNFRKEHLKLTEEEFKEISNKIYTEFQKNDKD; via the coding sequence ATGGCAAGTATTTTTTCTAAGATTGCAGCGGGAGAGATTCCCAGCTACAAATGCGCAGAAAGCGATAAGTTCTACGCTTTTTTAGACATTAGTCCTATCGGCAAGGGACACACATTGGTCATTCCTCGCAAGGAAGTGGATTATATCTTTGATATGGAAGACGAAGACCTCGCTGAGTTTGAAGTATTCGCCAAGAAAGTAGCAAAGGCCATCAAGGCTGCTTTCCCTTGCAAAAAAGTGGCACAGGTCGTTTTGGGTCTGGAAGTTCCTCATGCACATATCCACCTCATCCCTATGAACAGTGAGGCTGATGTCAACTTCCGCAAGGAACATCTCAAACTGACTGAAGAGGAATTCAAGGAGATCTCTAATAAGATCTACACAGAATTTCAAAAAAATGACAAAGACTGA
- the greA gene encoding transcription elongation factor GreA, producing MAYMSQEGYDKLVAELKQLTTVERPKASAAIAEARDKGDLSENSEYDAAKEAQAHLEDKINRIKLTIAEAKIIDTKQLSTDCVQIMSKVEMTNMVNKAKMTYTIVSESEANLKEGKISIKTPIAQGLLNKKVGEIVEIKIPRGTIKLRIDKISFE from the coding sequence ATGGCTTACATGTCACAAGAAGGTTACGATAAACTCGTAGCAGAACTAAAACAGCTCACTACAGTAGAGCGCCCAAAGGCATCAGCCGCAATTGCTGAAGCCCGAGACAAGGGTGACCTAAGTGAGAACTCAGAGTATGATGCCGCTAAGGAGGCACAGGCTCATCTTGAAGATAAAATCAATCGTATCAAACTCACCATTGCCGAGGCTAAGATCATCGACACCAAGCAGTTGAGCACTGATTGCGTGCAGATTATGTCTAAGGTGGAAATGACCAACATGGTCAACAAGGCAAAGATGACATATACTATCGTGAGCGAAAGCGAGGCTAACTTGAAGGAAGGCAAAATTTCCATCAAGACTCCTATCGCACAGGGATTGCTCAACAAGAAGGTGGGCGAGATTGTAGAAATCAAGATTCCTCGCGGCACCATCAAGCTCCGTATCGACAAAATCTCATTTGAATAA
- the xpt gene encoding xanthine phosphoribosyltransferase: MDLLKERIMQEGRCFPGGILKVDSFVNHQMDPILMMDLAKEFVRLFKDIKYNKIVTIEASGIAPAIMVGYLTHLPVVFVKKKKPKTMEGMITSVVHSFTKDCDYTVCVSNSYLTPEDHVIFIDDFLANGNASKGVMDLCEKAGATIEAMGFIIEKAFQHGGDFLRKEGIRYEALATVESLEDCKIVLK; encoded by the coding sequence ATGGATTTACTGAAAGAAAGAATTATGCAGGAAGGCAGATGCTTTCCTGGAGGAATCCTGAAGGTGGATAGCTTTGTGAACCATCAGATGGATCCTATCCTGATGATGGACCTGGCTAAGGAATTTGTGCGCCTTTTCAAGGACATCAAGTACAACAAGATTGTTACTATCGAGGCTTCGGGCATCGCTCCTGCCATCATGGTGGGTTACCTGACCCATCTTCCTGTAGTCTTCGTAAAGAAAAAGAAGCCTAAGACCATGGAGGGGATGATTACCTCGGTGGTTCACTCTTTTACCAAGGATTGTGACTATACGGTTTGTGTGAGCAACAGCTACCTGACTCCAGAGGATCACGTGATCTTCATCGATGACTTCCTCGCTAATGGTAACGCTTCCAAGGGTGTGATGGATCTCTGCGAGAAGGCTGGTGCCACGATTGAGGCAATGGGCTTCATCATCGAGAAGGCATTCCAGCATGGTGGTGATTTTCTGCGCAAGGAGGGAATCCGTTATGAGGCTCTTGCTACCGTAGAGAGTCTGGAAGATTGCAAGATTGTCTTGAAGTAA